AATTTAGGCAGCTATTATCTATTTGACACATACAGACAGCTAAATAGACAGCTTTACAATTGGTTGTCTATTTAGCTGTCTATCTAAATAGACAGCTAAATATAGCAACACACTCTTTCCTCATGTTAGCTTATTTTGCTTACACATACTTATGTAGATGGCTGCTGTCTAACTGTTGTAGTAGGTGCTCTAACTGTGCTGGGCCGACCTTCCTCGTTGGGGCATATGGGCTGATCGATTTAAGATCCAACATAGGGTGTGTTAGGTTCCAGAGCGTTAAACTTTAGCCCTGTcgtatcaaaaagaatcttatcatttataaatattaaataaagtttaattacaaaactaattgcagaaccatagggctaattcgcgagacgaatctaatgaggtatattagtccatgattagcggatgattactgtagcatcactgtggctaattatggattaattaggcttattaaatttgtctctcgaattagcacccatctgtgcaaaaagttttataaacaaattttatttaatacatctaaatagcaagattctcgtTTGATGTGACGCGACTAAACTTTAGCCCCTAGTAACCGAACAGGACCATAGCAGATGTTTTTTGTCGTGGCAGTATCAAACCATTCCATCTCCTCTGCTCGCGCGCTCGCTGGATCTACGGCTTTCGGCGGTGAACGCCGAGCAAGGAGTTGGTGAGGGCGTGGATTTTTGTGGATCATGCGACGGACGGCTTCCCGTCTCGAGCCGCTGTATGGAAGCCGTGGCGGCATGCCACCGGGAAGATGCCGGTCAGAGCAGAGTGGCCACCGCTGCTGACCGGCTGGACGAACCGCGTGTGCCCAAGGGCTGGGCATAAAATTCGATACCTGAAGTCCGAACTCAAAAAATTCGAACCCGAACCCAAAGTACCCGAAATCAAAAAACCCGAAACTATCTTGGTAGCAAGTTTGGGAACCCGATTTTATTTCGGGCAATTCGGGTTTAAAACCCCGGCACCCGAATAGCCTAAAAAACCCGAACTTCAGTCCAACAAAAAGTTTCAGCCCAGCCCACAGCTACAGCCCATCCCGGATACTCTGTATATTTGAAGTGctaaggctgtctccagcgaGGAACCGTAAACGGTTCTGTTCTGTAAACGCGGGGGATACTGTAGCACGGGGACGCTCCAGCGATGTTCTCCAAACGGTGCGGTAAAATAGAGGAAGCCTtctgcgtcccgcacagagggAGAAAGGACCGGCGTCCTCCATCGCGGCGCAGGgacggcggctcggggcggctcgggacggcggcgcgcggggcggcgggccgtGGGGCGGGGCTgctcggggcggcggggcggggctgctcggggcggcggcgcgggacggcggcgcgggcggacgcgaaggggcggcgggcgggaggaggcgcggcggcgggcagaggggcggcgggccggggaggcgcggcggcgggcagaggggcggcgggcaggggaggcgcggggcggcgggtggACGcgacggggcggcgggcggacgcGAAGGGGCGGCGGGCAGGGGAGGGCGGCGGgcaggggaggggcggcgggcggacgcGAAGGGGCGGCGGgcaggggaggggcggcgggcgggggaggcgcggcgggcgggggaggcgcggggcggcggcgggcgggaggaggcgcggggcgggcgggaggaggcgcggggcggcggcgggcgggagaaggcgcggggcgggcgggaggaggcgcggggcggcggcgggcgggaggaggcgcggcgggcgggggaggcgcggggcggcggcgggcgggaggaggcgcggcgggcgggggaggcgcggcgggcgggggagggcgggaggaggcgcggggcggcggcgggcgggaggaggcgcggggcgggcgggaggaggcgcggggcggcggcgggcgggggaggcgcggggcggcggcgggcgggaggaGGAAATGATAAAAAATAAtattgtggggtatagaggatggaaatagaggaCGTTGTTGGAGTAAAAAttggtatagagaatgaagttgatatggaggatggaAATAGGGGATGGAATttagaggatatcgctggagatagcctaaccCTAACATCCCCACTGCGCTGCCCCCGTCAGGCCGCTAGCCGCCACAGCCGCAACTGCTCCCTCCGCTCACCCTCTCCGCATCTCACCTCACCGGTCCCCAGCACTGGTCAGCGTCTCCCTCAAGCTGCGCGCTGCCCCGCTCCCTGCGAACCTGCTGCCTACTTCCGTCCGCGCTCGCCTCGCCGGTGGCTGCTTCCAGCTTCCAGCTGGCCCTTACGACGGTCGTTTTGCCCTCAACAGCAGGTCAGCAGCAGGTCTGGCGTCAACGCATCAGCGAGACAGCGACAACCAGCAAGCAAGTTCTCTTTAGATCTACCACCTTTTTTTAATGCCAATGCTCTGCTCCTCTTCTCGAATGTTCTATGCCTTGTTGGCTTGTCCAATTCATGGATGAAATCATGTTGCGTTTGTTGTGTAAGCTTGTTCATGGATGAAATCATGTTGCGTTTGTTGTGTAAGTTTTGGCTAATTCATTGTTTAATGTTTCGTTGTTTTGGAAATATTGTTGCTTTGGATCTGATATCAATCAGTTTATTGAAATCGGACAGTTCGGGTATTACCCGAACCCGAACCCGAATTTTCGGGTACGCGAAATGTCGGGTTTTCATTGTCTCGTGCAAATTTCGGGTAACAATTCTCAAAACCCAAAATTTTAAAAACCCGAAATTTTCGGGTTACCCGAATGCCCCGCCCCTACGCCCAAGTACGCCCACCATGTCTCCTTTCTGTATTATCAAAAAAAGAAAATGTCTCTTTCTGCATATTCATGATTTTTTGGATAATGCGACGGACGGCTTCCCATCTCGCGCCGGCGTGTGGAAGCTGTGGCGGCGTGCCGCAGGGAAGATGCCGgtcagagcagagcagagtggCCACCGCTGGCCGGCCGGACCCGGACGAACCGCGTGCGCCCATGTACGCCCACTCTCTCCCCTTTCTGTATTACGAGCAATTATGTCCTTGCATTGCTATGGTAGAAGGCTGTCGCGGCTGTTTTTTTCCACTGCAATAGGTTTTCTTCGACACatattttattattatatttttATGTTCTTATTGCATTCAAGTCCGCTTAGGTTACAATGTAGTACAGTGTTGTTTAATTCTCATTATATACACGTTTGGCCTACCCGTGTTGGAACAAACCAAAATTTCTGATGGAAACGTTACGTGCTTTAAAATAGGTAAAGATTTGTGTCGTCTTACTGCCGGTGGTGAGTAATCTCCAAGGTGTATCGTGTATGTTAGCTATATGTCGGGTCATTATCCTGTATCAATAATCAGCATCGAATTGAGTTGCGTGCGAGATCACTCAAGTTCTTGTAGTCGGCAAATCATAAGCTAGAACATGAGAAACCTTGTGTGAGCTCATCTAGTATCAAAATTGAACGAGCCATCTGCCACAGCCCTCACCACAGGTCATAATCCCAGTATATAAAGTCTCCCAAGAACAATGACATCCTACTTGATGCATCAGCTTAAACATAATTAGAATAGCCTAAAGCTTTGATAGAAAAAAGCAAGAAGTTTAACAACAGCAAGCTACAGAAGAATGCATTCATAAACAAACCATAGAAGCAAAATGTATCTGGCGTCAAGCTCATTCCATGTGTCGGGCTTCAATAAAATGGGTATGTGTAGATTGTTTGGAACAACAATAGTCGTAGGCTAAAAGACAATTGTGTCAAGCATGGTTCCTAGGTCTGAGCTATGTTTGACGACATCAAATTTGACACATGCTCTTCCAAATGCTTCTTTGCATCCTGCCGACCGGCATTCACTCTGGCAAGTTTCTCGTGGCAGCTCATCCTCCTCTTGCACTGCCTTGTTGTACTTGATGGCTAGGTTCAGCATTTCCTGGACAAGAGAGGAGACATTGTGGATAATAAGCAAAAAAATTACAATCAAGTCTGAAGCACCAACAGAAGAAAAACTATCTCCATACAACTGATGGAAGCTGCTATACACACATGGACATTATGCTCGTTGGTTTTCGAGTGTGTCAAACTTCTTCAAAATTAGTCCATCAGTCCATTTCTTTTTGTGCAAGTTCAACAACATTTTCACCTCAAGCTCGTTTTTCCTGTAATTGATTGCAATTGAGTAGTAGTGTCTGTTCAGCCCATGGATAAGAGCCTGAAAACAACACAAATATGATCAAATTATTTATAAGAAAGGAACAAATCAAATTCATATTAaccctatattatttatatttaccTGGAAAGATGGCTTATTTAGGTGCCCAACATTTGATGTCGTCTGCTGTGGCTCCTGGCCAAGCATCATGGTTTGAGGATTAATGAGGCGGAATGCATCAATAACCACCTTCCCCTTCATACTCTGGATGGGATCTatcacagcagcaacagccctgGGATTCAAAGCTTCAAAACTCTGCACATTTATATGGAAAATTTTAGGCACTGAGTACTTTGGTGCGAGGGAAATTGCAAAGTGTATTGTTCAGCACTATGCAAACTTATCATATCATTAGCTATGAATTCCTATCTCCAGATCATGGAGATGGAATAAGATGTAAACAAAGTATGCAAGAAGTACAAAAGCTAGTTAATAGAAGAAACAGTCGAGTTGAGATCATATTAGCCCATGCCCCAGTTTTTTCTTTAAAGAAAACATGTATAGCACACAGAGAATGCTACTTAATGACAACAGCATCCAGTGACAACTTTCGAAGACATGGAACCTTCACAATGAAGGTAGTGAAATTGAAACGATAAGAAAATAGAAGCAAAAGAAAAGCTACTACCTCCAGTTGATCAATTAGTTTATTATATCTATATTTATTAAAGGACACAATCTATCAGTATTTAATGAAATGGCATAAAGTAGAGTGGGACTACAGCAGTTATCTCATTTTGTCAGAGTATAAGCGAAAAgacaaccccccccccccccctccctcctgCATAGAAGAAAGGTGGCATATGCATAGACCTGTTGAGTCTTTATATCAACTCCAGAGAGCCAGCAACCGAAGCCAGGATGTGAGTGATACCAGCCTACAACCATTTCTGGTCTGTAAAAGGTAAAAAGAAAATGTCAACATAATTGTTTCCTACTTCCTATAGAACAACTGAATAAAAGCAACAATATTGAGTAAATTGACCAAAGAGAAAAAATCATTTATGTAGATATGGCCAGCATGGTCGTTCAAAATTTATGATATATAAGATGTTGGACCTATATGGCTCTATTTGCCACAACACCCTCCCCCAGTTTGCGTAATTAAAAAAGTTAGGTGTGCAATTGATGTATCAAGAAAGTTGGTGAGAAATTTAGCTGGTTATAATAATTCTAAAACTCAAGCAGGTTACAACATAACAGACCTTCCATTTAAAAGTTACAAAGTAAGAATGGATGAGAAGCCAACTTCCAAAAAGTATTAGCAAATAACTTCCTTTAGGCCCGTATGTGCAAGCAACTTCGAATGAACAAAAAGATCTGTTATGTTTACAAGGCATTTTTCTGATTATTTCATAAATCTATTTATGCATTTTAACAATATGGGGAAAAAACTAAAGATGTGACCACAAATAATGTGTACCAAGAAAATCTCTGCAGGGGTATACATTTTAACAACATTATGAAACACATTAACATAATGGCTAAATCCATTCAGGCCATTGCAATTTTCAGTCAATTAATCCTTAACATAGAAGCAACATTGTATATTTCATAACCCATTAACTCTAGTGAAGCTCTGGGGTGAAGATTTTGAAGGATTATGATCAGAAAAAACATTGACTTCTACAACGCTATAACTATCTCTGAATCATTTATTCAGAAGGTCAATCATGATTGAAACCATATAATTTGTAGGCATCATCATTGTTAAATAGCCTGGTAGGATTAGCTTGTAATGAACAAAATTACATGTTTGAACGAGACATCAAGATATATACATCAGAAACAAATGAATTCAGTAAGTTGTCAATTTCCATTGTGCTAAGCAACAACCAAAGTAAAATCATTCCTTGTTATCGAAAAAAAGTAACATCATTCCTTTTGGGCCTATTTAGTATGAGAATTTACTGCTGCCTAAAGAAATTCAGAACTTGTACATGCCAAATAACTATGAATAATGACATTGCCCATGCCAATTGTTATCCTGAAAATTTTTCCTATCCTCCTTATAATCCTTATAAGGAGCTACAATACATGTGATACTTTCAAAATTATTATGCACTACCAGCAAAACAACCTTGCATTAATCCAAATAGACGCATATCTGAATCTTGGTGCAGTCCAAGCGCATGGTCCTACCCAATTTTATCGACTAATTTAAGCAAAGCATACACTGCAGATCCATTCAGAATTTGGGGTCGTGATCGAACGGAACACTAACCAGCGGCACGCGTCGGGTTTCTTCAGAGTTGAAATCCAGTCTGGACACAGGGAGATGCAGTGTTGGCACACGGGTGgacgcggcggtggcggcggctcgaGCACACGGGGGTGGAGGAGACCGGTGTGCAGGCGATGCGGTGGCGGCTGAGCCTCGTGTGGACCCGCGCGAAGCTGGCGAGCGAGAGGGAGGTCGATGGTCCCGCAAATTGAAGGCgcgcaggcggggcggcgctcgcaGCCGTCGGGGAGGCCGGAGGCATCCACGAACCATCGGGGAGGCCTACGGCGCCGCAAGTCCAAGCCGAGAAGGCGGGgacggcgcccgcgcccgccgggGAGGATGACGGCGCCGCAAATTGAAGGCGAGCATGTGGGGGCGGCGCTCGCGCCCGATGGGAAGGCCGGAGGCGTCCGCGATCGAGTGGGGGTAGGTTTCGTGTGAGGGGGAGACTCGGGCGAGGGAGGCATCGCCCAACGGAGGCATCGCCCAACGGGGAGTCTGGACGACCGAGCCAAACCATCGGTGAACTGGTGGCGGATCGCGAGGGGGCGGGTGTCGGAGCGGAGCAGGGGAGGTGGAGAGCGCCGGACCATCGCGAGCAGGAGGGTATCGGGGCGGGAGAGATGGGAACCGTCAGGAGCGTGGAGTGTGGGAGGCGCGGGTTGGGAGGCGTGCGTTTTTCTTTTGGGGGGCAGGGGTGGCGGGGAGGCAGAACCACGGAGGTGGCAGACCTACGGGATTGGTAAAGAGACTTCCTTCTTTTTATTTGTGGTATAGATTCAAAAAAGAAAATGTCTCCTTTCTGCCTATTCATGCATGCGTGGATGGTTTTGGTCGAGTTGTTGTCCCGACGCGTACGTAGCACGTGCTCAACGAATTGCCTGAGCAGCCAGTTCTTTACTCTGGGTTGACTGGGAGAAAGCTGTCCTGTCGCCAGGCAGAAAATATATAGATCGGCCGGCCGAAATGCATTTCACTTTGGCCACTTCTATGGAATGAGCTATTAGCCTATTAAACCTCATGTTTCTCCTTCGGGTCTTTGATTTCCAGCTTGTTTTCTGTGGTGCATTCAAGTGCTTCCTTTAAATCATTTCTGTGTTTTGAATTCTTATAGATCCTATCTAGCTGCTCCAATACAATCAGTCCATCAAGAATTTAACTGCTTATCCTTTATAATAGATATAGATATAGATATAGAAAACTACATGATTCGAACCTGACTAGTGACTATTGAGCGCACCATTTGGTGGTACATGCCAACTATTCCTTGGCTGGAGCATCGTAAAGTCAAAGTGTCAACTGCTGTCTTT
The genomic region above belongs to Panicum hallii strain FIL2 chromosome 4, PHallii_v3.1, whole genome shotgun sequence and contains:
- the LOC112889877 gene encoding 26S proteasome non-ATPase regulatory subunit 14 homolog, which translates into the protein MVVGWYHSHPGFGCWLSGVDIKTQQSFEALNPRAVAAVIDPIQSMKGKVVIDAFRLINPQTMMLGQEPQQTTSNVGHLNKPSFQALIHGLNRHYYSIAINYRKNELEEMLNLAIKYNKAVQEEDELPRETCQSECRSAGCKEAFGRACVKFDVVKHSSDLGTMLDTIVF